A single region of the Bicyclus anynana chromosome 14, ilBicAnyn1.1, whole genome shotgun sequence genome encodes:
- the LOC112049254 gene encoding uncharacterized protein LOC112049254 → MGCLPNELFNKLKKLPFTNTVSDINEDDEQIENVVPYHSNIIIINCLNFQEFQDALTKTITLAYWHSLANIIVYYHAPYEKEIVAKIFFILWYYRAVNVIIVHNNDAKKTMLVTHFSPYINDNYQLSNISNNLGTCIGYDTRSIFYDGTKGIQNMTLFEDKGKNLHGYTFRAFSIEVLPFLGIKEHDNGTYTLYRRDGMIWNTMANLLNFTIDLSSGRDIMKKQFDFEINIQRVFSFIQRKEDLVLFPIYQFDIIIAEIEYTVPLIDSGVCFLN, encoded by the exons ATgggttg TTTACCTAACGAGttgtttaacaaattaaaaaaattaccgtTCACTAACACGGTTTCAGATATAAATGAAGATGATGAACAAATTGAAAACGTTGTACCGTATCACTCAaacataatcataataaattgCTTAAATTTTCAAGAATTTCAAGATGCTTTGACTAAAACGATAACATTAGCGTATTGGCATTCTCTTGCAAATATTATTGTCTATTACCATGCCCCCTATGAAAAAGAAATTGTtgcaaagatattttttatattgtggtACTATAGAGCTGTAAATGTAATAATTGTCCATAATAACGACGCAAAGAAAACAATGTTGGTGACCCATTTTAGTccttatataaatgataattacCAACTCAGTAACAT ATCTAACAACCTTGGTACTTGCATTGGATACGATACTCGTTCAATATTTTATGACGGCACAAAAGGTATTCAAAATATGACTCTATTTGAAGACAAGGGGAAAAATTTACATGGATATACTTTTAGAGCTTTTAGTATCGAAGTGTTACCCTTCTTAGGCATTAAAGAGCATGACAACGGAACCTACACCCTTTATCGTAGAGACGGAATGATCTGGAATACCATGGCAAATCTTTTAAACTTTACTATTGATTTGTCTTCTGGAAGAGACATAATGAAAAAACAGTTTGATTTCGAAATTAACATACAGCGagtgttttcttttattcaGAGAAAAGAAGATTTGGTGTTATTTCCTATTTATCAATTTGACATAATCATTGCTGAAATTGAGTATACAGTTCCGTTAATAGATAGTGGTGTTTGCTTTTT AAACTGa